The genomic stretch TGTTAAAAAACGTTAAAAAAAAGACCTAAAAGTTAATTTAATTAACTAATTGCTGTATAATTCAGTATTCATAAAAACACAACTATTTGAATACCAATATATTACTAAAAATAAATAATTCCAAAAACGGCTGTAATTTATTAAAGTAATCCTCTACAAATCATTAAATCATAAAACACAATGCAAAAATTAAAAAACAATAAAATCGTGTTTATTCTAGCTTTGATGGTGCTTTTAACAGGAATATTTTCAGCAGGAAAAGAATTTGAACATTATATTATTAAAAAATTTAACTAAAAATTAAAATTAAATTTTCATTAAAATAAAAAACCAATGAAAAATCATTGGTTTTTACTTTTTTATCTTTAAACTTAAACAAGTTCTCCGTACAAATCAAACTCTTCTGCGGAGGTAATTTTTACATTCGCAAAATCTCCAATTGAAATATAGGTGTTTTCGGCAGAAACCAAAACGGTATTGTCTACATCGGGAGAATCGTATTCAGTACGACCCACAAAATAATTACCTTCTTTTCTGTCGAAGACGCATTTATAAACCTCACCGATTCTCTTTTGATTTTTATCCCACGAAATCTGCGACTGCAGCTCCATGATCTCTTCTACTCTAGCTTCTTTTACTTCCTGCGGGATATCATCTTCCAAAACGTAAGCTCCTGTATTTTCTTCGTGCGAATAAGTGAAACATCCTAACCGGTCGAACTTCTGCTCTCTTACCCATTCTTTCAGCTCTTGGAATCTTTCTTCCGTTTCACCAGGATAACCTACAATTAACGTAGTTCTTATCGCCATATCCGGCACTTTTTCTCTGAATTTATCTAATAATGCATTTGTTTTTTCGTGCGTTGTACCACGTTTCATAGATTTCAACAAATCAGAATTAATATGCTGAAGCGGAATATCTATATAGTTACAAACTTTCGGTTCTTCACGTATAATATCTAAAACATCTTCCGGAAAACCACTTGGAAATGCATAATGAAGACGAATCCATTCGATTCCTTCTACTTTTACCAACTCTTTCAATAGTTCACCTAAAGCTCTCTTTTTATAAATATCTAAACCGTAATAGGTCAAATCCTGAGCAATCAAAATCAATTCCTTCACCCCTACTTTCGCCAGTTTCTGAGCTTCTTTCACCAATTTCTCAATCGGTGTAGAAACGTGGCCACCTCTCATCAAAGGAATGGCACAGAATGAGCAAGGTCTGTCGCAACCTTCAGAAATTTTAAGGTAAGCATAATGCTTTGGTGTGGTGGTTAATCTTTCACCAACCAATTCGTGTTTATAGTCTGCGCCCAAATGTTTCAGTAAAATAGGAAGATCTCTCGTTCCGAAATACTGGTCAACATCAGGAATTTCTTTTATTAAATCTGGTTTATATCTTTCTGAAAGACATCCAGTAACGAAGACTTTCTCAACTTCACCTCTGTTTTTTGCCTCAACAAAATCTAGAATAGTATTGATAGATTCTTCTTTTGCATTATCGATAAAACCGCAGGTATTGATGACTACGATATCCCCTCTATCTTCGTGCACAACTTCTTTTCCGTTGGCTTTCAGCTGGCTCATCAGCACTTCCGAATCGTAAACATTTTTGGAACATCCAAGCGTTACGATATTAATTTTCTTTTTACCTACAGATTTGGTTCTCATAAATTGATGAATAAATTTCAGGCTGCAAATTTAGTGATAAAAAAAAGAACCATAATCGGTTCTTATATTTTATATTTTGGGATGCTCATCAGCAAGCTGTTCTTCGACCTTTTTGATTTCTTTGTTGCTAAATAAAACTCCGATCATCATGATAAGCGTTGAGATAATAATAACCTGAACGATCACCGACTGATTGATAAACGGAATTCTCTGTTCGGGAGCAATGGCCAAAAACAACAAAATGGTAATCAAGCCCCTTGGCGCAATCAAAAGCAAGGGAGACATCTCCATTTTTGCTAATTTCAACATGATATATCGTATCAGATACACAAAGAAAAGTATAGAAACGGACCAAACCAAAGATTCGGGGTTTATAATATCCTCCGTTTGGATAACGAAGCCAAAAACTAAAAAGAAAATAGATCTTACGATAAATGTAGCTTCCACAACAACGTCTTTAAAATGCTTCACCTCACGGTTCATTTTTGTTAATCTAAAGCTTTTTAAAATCTTTAAATGCTTCATTTCGTCGATATTCCCAAGTACTAATCCGAAAAACAAGATGAAAATAAGCGCAGGAAGATGATATATTTTTGAGATTTCATAAATTAAAATCGTTAAAATAATAATTGGCCCATATTTTATATGATGATCTATTTTGCCTAGTAAAAATGCTAAAATAAGCGATGCGACAACCGAAATAATTAACATTAAAAAAAACTGCCAAGTAAAAACCATTACACTTGACAGTGTAATTGCAGTTCCAAAAGTGGCAAAATTGAAAAATATAACTCCTAATATATCCGACAAGCTGCTTTCATAAATTACAAATTCTCTCTTGGATGCCGATAAATTTATAGAACTCGGTATTGCAATCGCACTTGAAATAATACAAAACGGAATGATATTCTCTAAGGATTGTTTGAAAGGGAAGCCCCATTCATAATGCACATAAGTAGCAAAACCAATCCCGATAATGAGTACGGGAATAAGAGCAACTATAATTGTTTTATTAATCAGGGATTTTTTGGAACGGTTGAGCTCTAATTCTAAAGAGCCGTCTAACACAATCAAAATTAAACCTATAGTCCCCAAAATTGGGAGCAAACTGTTGAGATTGGGGATTATAAAATCAAAAAGCCCGCTGATCTGATTAAGAAACCACCCGGTCAGTAACAATAGAATTACAGACGGAACCTTCGAAAACCTTGTGGTAATATCAAAAAAATAAGATACCAGCAACAGTACACTAATACCAATAATTATCATTTCCGCCATACTACAAATATATAGTAAACGATTCGTAAAAAAATTATTTTAGTTAGTTAAAAACTGTTTTTCTTTAAAATTTGGGGCGTTTTCTTT from Chryseobacterium indoltheticum encodes the following:
- the rimO gene encoding 30S ribosomal protein S12 methylthiotransferase RimO; this encodes MRTKSVGKKKINIVTLGCSKNVYDSEVLMSQLKANGKEVVHEDRGDIVVINTCGFIDNAKEESINTILDFVEAKNRGEVEKVFVTGCLSERYKPDLIKEIPDVDQYFGTRDLPILLKHLGADYKHELVGERLTTTPKHYAYLKISEGCDRPCSFCAIPLMRGGHVSTPIEKLVKEAQKLAKVGVKELILIAQDLTYYGLDIYKKRALGELLKELVKVEGIEWIRLHYAFPSGFPEDVLDIIREEPKVCNYIDIPLQHINSDLLKSMKRGTTHEKTNALLDKFREKVPDMAIRTTLIVGYPGETEERFQELKEWVREQKFDRLGCFTYSHEENTGAYVLEDDIPQEVKEARVEEIMELQSQISWDKNQKRIGEVYKCVFDRKEGNYFVGRTEYDSPDVDNTVLVSAENTYISIGDFANVKITSAEEFDLYGELV
- a CDS encoding cation:proton antiporter produces the protein MAEMIIIGISVLLLVSYFFDITTRFSKVPSVILLLLTGWFLNQISGLFDFIIPNLNSLLPILGTIGLILIVLDGSLELELNRSKKSLINKTIIVALIPVLIIGIGFATYVHYEWGFPFKQSLENIIPFCIISSAIAIPSSINLSASKREFVIYESSLSDILGVIFFNFATFGTAITLSSVMVFTWQFFLMLIISVVASLILAFLLGKIDHHIKYGPIIILTILIYEISKIYHLPALIFILFFGLVLGNIDEMKHLKILKSFRLTKMNREVKHFKDVVVEATFIVRSIFFLVFGFVIQTEDIINPESLVWSVSILFFVYLIRYIMLKLAKMEMSPLLLIAPRGLITILLFLAIAPEQRIPFINQSVIVQVIIISTLIMMIGVLFSNKEIKKVEEQLADEHPKI